A region of Kiritimatiellales bacterium DNA encodes the following proteins:
- a CDS encoding phage protein GemA/Gp16 family protein — translation MNIGNDERKKIFVKVKEAWTAAGRPKEINLWRYEQMEICGIPSLGECSIEDARRFWIHLVWIIKQAKNDPRAKRKQGPAGGRPKGIIDWSENKEQLEKVGALLADQGLAWDYADGIAKRMFGASVLRVDTLDRKQLRAVIAALTKRQQKHGGRRKAVAHV, via the coding sequence ATGAATATCGGAAATGACGAACGCAAAAAAATATTCGTAAAGGTGAAGGAAGCCTGGACTGCCGCCGGCAGACCGAAGGAGATCAATCTGTGGCGCTATGAGCAGATGGAGATTTGCGGCATTCCAAGTCTGGGCGAATGCTCTATTGAGGACGCTCGTCGTTTCTGGATTCACCTGGTCTGGATTATTAAACAGGCGAAAAACGATCCGCGCGCGAAACGGAAACAAGGCCCTGCCGGTGGACGTCCGAAAGGGATCATCGATTGGAGCGAGAACAAAGAGCAACTTGAAAAAGTTGGCGCGCTTCTCGCCGATCAGGGGCTGGCATGGGATTACGCGGACGGCATTGCCAAGCGTATGTTCGGTGCGAGCGTCCTGCGCGTCGACACGCTCGACCGGAAACAACTGCGCGCCGTGATCGCGGCGCTAACGAAGCGGCAACAGAAACACGGCGGACGCAGAAAGGCGGTGGCGCATGTCTGA
- a CDS encoding AAA family ATPase — MGSNANLKKSINDILANKAAGLSQNKLAALIGISSAALSQWLKDKYPGNVKEIEAQIALWLESYTSGQGYSDDLLPEPEWIGTPSAKRVWDTIEMAHRLKSLTIAYGAAGAGKTVTARHYAETHPNVWIATPTKATASVRGILDLLCEVMSIRPSEPGSYEKQKAVVRKLIASGGVLIIDDAQVLAAGTLDFLRQIHDLSKTGMVWVGNEPLYTQLTGGVRSQKFAQIFSRIAQRTHLESSKPEDAKALVSAMGIKDSQSVEYLVSIGTLPGGLRGIIKTVQLAQIASKGANKNLDRSTLARAFQKLAKG; from the coding sequence GTGGGATCGAACGCAAACCTGAAGAAAAGCATCAACGACATCCTCGCCAACAAAGCGGCGGGATTAAGTCAAAACAAACTGGCGGCGCTGATTGGAATCAGTTCCGCTGCGTTGAGCCAGTGGCTCAAGGATAAATACCCTGGAAACGTGAAAGAGATCGAGGCGCAGATCGCCCTCTGGCTTGAGAGCTACACGTCCGGACAAGGTTATTCTGATGATCTGCTGCCCGAACCGGAGTGGATCGGAACGCCGAGCGCAAAGCGCGTGTGGGATACGATTGAAATGGCACACCGTTTAAAAAGCCTCACCATCGCTTACGGCGCAGCAGGCGCAGGAAAAACGGTCACAGCGCGGCATTATGCCGAGACTCACCCGAATGTATGGATCGCAACGCCAACGAAGGCGACGGCCAGCGTGCGCGGCATTTTAGACCTGCTCTGCGAAGTAATGTCGATCCGTCCGTCGGAGCCAGGAAGCTATGAAAAGCAGAAAGCGGTTGTCCGGAAATTGATCGCCAGCGGCGGCGTATTGATTATTGACGACGCGCAGGTACTGGCCGCCGGAACGCTGGACTTTCTCCGGCAGATTCATGACCTGAGCAAAACCGGCATGGTGTGGGTTGGAAACGAACCGCTTTACACACAACTGACCGGCGGCGTTCGCAGTCAGAAATTCGCGCAGATATTCAGTCGGATCGCACAGCGCACACACCTCGAATCGTCGAAGCCTGAAGACGCAAAGGCGCTCGTTTCCGCGATGGGAATTAAGGACAGCCAGTCGGTTGAATATCTCGTAAGCATCGGCACGTTACCAGGCGGCCTGCGCGGAATTATTAAAACCGTTCAACTCGCGCAGATCGCGTCGAAAGGCGCGAACAAGAATCTCGATCGCAGCACGCTCGCACGCGCATTCCAAAAACTCGCGAAAGGATAA
- a CDS encoding Mor transcription activator family protein, which yields MSEFSFMNGVPALTITDEPVDTSEFTALLQEVARVIGFESALDLVDKLGGLDIVIPKEPDEKHNLTKAVGLETAQKLAAVFGGERITVPREHHYFTVIRQAEVRRRYNSGESMKVLAREYNCSERAISKMIWRENRRRTTRRYNKIMGRS from the coding sequence ATGTCTGAGTTTTCTTTCATGAACGGAGTCCCTGCTTTAACGATAACGGACGAGCCGGTGGACACTTCCGAGTTTACGGCACTACTTCAGGAAGTTGCGCGCGTGATCGGATTTGAAAGCGCACTTGATCTTGTCGACAAGCTGGGCGGCCTAGACATCGTTATTCCAAAAGAGCCGGACGAAAAACATAATCTGACAAAGGCCGTCGGCCTGGAGACTGCGCAAAAACTGGCGGCGGTGTTTGGCGGCGAGCGCATTACTGTTCCGCGAGAGCATCATTATTTCACCGTGATCCGCCAGGCTGAAGTCCGGCGGCGATACAATTCCGGCGAAAGCATGAAAGTGTTGGCTCGCGAATACAACTGCTCTGAGCGCGCAATCTCTAAAATGATCTGGCGGGAAAACCGCCGCAGAACAACACGTCGCTACAATAAAATAATGGGGAGAAGCTAA
- a CDS encoding host-nuclease inhibitor Gam family protein, which yields MARVKSSGFETREEFEQALNDVAAMSVEQRRLEAERDAKLQEIQEAFNDDINDVKTKIKGLLAQAEKYALSHRAEIFQSGKKSGETSLALFGFRSSTPALALLNRKWTWDEVVNALISAGRPEFIVTKSTPDKDAMKARLNDTELAAVGCRVKQDESFWIEPKLEGNTTL from the coding sequence ATGGCGCGCGTAAAAAGTTCAGGATTTGAAACCCGCGAAGAGTTTGAACAGGCGCTGAATGACGTCGCCGCAATGAGCGTCGAACAGCGCCGCCTGGAAGCCGAGCGTGACGCAAAGCTGCAGGAGATACAGGAAGCGTTTAACGACGACATAAACGACGTTAAAACGAAGATTAAAGGGCTTCTCGCGCAGGCCGAGAAATATGCGCTGTCGCATCGTGCCGAAATCTTCCAGTCCGGAAAGAAAAGCGGCGAAACATCGCTGGCGCTGTTCGGCTTCCGATCCAGCACTCCGGCGCTGGCGCTGCTGAACCGGAAGTGGACGTGGGACGAAGTGGTCAACGCGCTGATCAGCGCCGGACGGCCGGAGTTTATCGTGACAAAAAGCACTCCGGACAAGGACGCAATGAAGGCGCGTCTGAATGATACCGAACTGGCGGCTGTCGGTTGCCGTGTGAAGCAGGATGAAAGTTTCTGGATCGAGCCGAAACTTGAGGGAAATACAACGCTGTGA